In the Gemmatimonadaceae bacterium genome, GCCCAGATCTCGCCGGGCCCGCTCGCCCGGGTGCATCGGGACCTGGAGGGTCCGACGAACTGCGCCCAGTGCCACGGGCTGCACCGCGAACCGATGTCGCAGATGTGCCTCGCCTGTCATAAGGACGTGGCGTGGCTCATCAGCCAGGGCCGGGGGCTGCACGCCCGCGAGGTGACGGCGCAGAAGAAGGAATGCGCCAGCTGCCACCCGGACCACGCCGGCGTGAACTTCCAATTGATCGCCTGGCCGGGCGGATCCGAGGCAGGGTTCGACCACCGGCTGGCCGGCTGGGCGCTCGAGGGCAAACACGCTCAGGCAAAGTGCGGGGACTGCCACACGGCCAAGTTCCGCGTGGGCCCGGCCGCGGCGCTGTCCAAGCGCCAGGGATCCGCCGGCTGGCTGGGGCTGGAGACGACGTGCGCGTCGTGCCATCGCGCCGACGACGTGCACCGGGGATCGCTGGGCGCGAGTTGCGAGCGCTGCCACGACACGCGCGGGTGGAAGCCGGCGCCGAAGTTCGATCACGGCCAGACCGACTATCCGTTGACGGGCCGACACGCCGACGTCGCGTGCGACAAGTGCCACCTCGCGCCGCGGCTCGGCATCGCCCCCGGTCCGGACGGCGTGCGGATCCCACGATTCAAGCCCATCGCGTTCGCGCAGTGCTCGTCCTGTCACGAGGATCCGCACCGGGGCAAGCTGTCGGGCCGGTGCGCGGACTGCCATGTGACGCGTGGTTGGGCGATCATCGACCGGGCGGAGTTCAATCACTCGGTCACGCGGTTCCCGCTCCTGGGCATGCACCGCGGCGTGTCGTGCACCGCGTGCCATCGCGCCAATCTCACGCTCAAGGATCCGCCGTTCGCCGCCTGCGCGTCGTGTCACGCCGACCCGCATGTCGGCGAGGCGACGCTGGGCGGCAAGCCGGTGGACTGCGCCGCGTGCCACCGCGTGGAGGGGTTCAGGCCGTCGACGTTCACCCTGGCGCAACACGCGGCGACCCGATATCCGCTCACCGGGCGGCACGCCCTGTTGCCGTGCTCGGCCTGCCACGCCAAGGTGGGCGGCACGGTGAGGCTCCGCCTACCGTTCGCGCACTGCGCGGACTGCCACGCCGATGCGCACGGGGGGCAGCTCGCCGGCCGGCCGGACCGAGGCAGCTGCGAGGGCTGCCACACGGACGCCGGATGGAAGCCCAGCACATTCTCGATCGCCGCGCACGCCAGGTTGCGGGTCCCGCTCGACGGGCGGCACGGGACCATCGCCTGCGCGGCGTGTCACGCGGCGGTCCGGCCCGGCCTCCCGCGACTCACGATGTCGCGGGCGTCGCTCGGCACGGCGCACGTAGTGCTGCGGGTGCCGGAGACCGCGTGCGCGGATTGCCACGTGGATCCGCACGCCGGCCGGTACGCGGCGGGCGGTGCGTTCCCGGTGCCGGGCGGCTGCCGGTCGTGCCACGACACGCGCCGCTTCCGTCCGTCGACGGTGGACGTGGCGATGCACGCGCGATTCTCGTTTGCCCTCGACGGAGCGCACCGCGCCGTCGCGTGCGTGGCGTGCCACGCCGAGATGCGCGCGCCGGAGGCCGCTTCGACCCTCGTGCTGGCGCCCCGGGGCGTGGCGTCGTTGCCGTTCACCCACACGCGGTCGACCACGTGCCGGTCGTGCCACGAGGGCGACAGTCCGCACGGGGCGCAGTTCGCGAGTCGCAAGGACGGCGGCGCGTGCGAGAGCTGCCACGGCACCGACTCGTTCGCGCCGGCGTCGCGGTTCGATCATGACCGCGATGCGTCGTTCCCGCTCGCCGGCGCCCACGCCAACGTGCCGTGCGCCGCGTGCCACAGGACAGAAACCACCGGCGCGGGCAAGGCCCGCGTCGTCTACCGGCCGCTCTCCGGAAGGTGCGAGAGCTGTCACGCCCGCCACGGGGCGACGAGGAGTACGCCATGAGACGGTCGTACCGAAGGCTGGCCGCGCTCGCGTTCGCGGTGTGGTCGCTGCCGGCCGCCGCGCGCGGCCAGGACAACCCGCACGGTCCCACGATCGGCGCGTGCAGCGCCTGCCATCGCCCCGACGGGTGGACGCCGGTGTCGATCAGCAAGACGTTCCGCCACGCGCCGGCGACCTTCCCGCTCGAAGGAGCGCACGCGCACACGCCGTGCACGGCGTGTCATCGCACGCTCGATTTCGCGAACACGCCCACCGCGTGCGCGTCCTGCCACACCGACGTGCATCACGGCGAATTCGGCACGCAGTGCGCGCGGTGCCACACGCCGCGCAGTTTCATCGACCCACCGGCCATGCGGCGGATGCACGAGACCACGCAGTTCCCGCTGCGCGGCATCCACGCCGTGGCGGCCTGTGAATCGTGCCACCTTCCGTCGCTGCCCGGCCGGAGCGCGTACGTGAATCGTCCCACGACATGCTTCGGATGCCACGCCGCGGAATACCGTCAGGCCAAAGCGCCGGACCACGTGGCGAGCGCATTCCCGCAGGACTGTTCGCAGTGCCACGGGCTGATGACGTGGCAGGGCGCCGGATTCAATCATGCGACCACGGGTTTCCCGCTCACCGGGGCGCACCTCGCGGTGGCCTGCGCCGGCTGTCACGGCGACGGCGTGTACCGGGGCAAACCCACGGCGTGCGTGTCGTGTCACCAGGCGGACTACGCGAAGACGTCGCGTCCGCCCCACGCCGCGGCGGGATTCCCGACCACGTGCGA is a window encoding:
- a CDS encoding cytochrome c3 family protein, with protein sequence MRTLLLLCGAMLLGLAPRASAQISPGPLARVHRDLEGPTNCAQCHGLHREPMSQMCLACHKDVAWLISQGRGLHAREVTAQKKECASCHPDHAGVNFQLIAWPGGSEAGFDHRLAGWALEGKHAQAKCGDCHTAKFRVGPAAALSKRQGSAGWLGLETTCASCHRADDVHRGSLGASCERCHDTRGWKPAPKFDHGQTDYPLTGRHADVACDKCHLAPRLGIAPGPDGVRIPRFKPIAFAQCSSCHEDPHRGKLSGRCADCHVTRGWAIIDRAEFNHSVTRFPLLGMHRGVSCTACHRANLTLKDPPFAACASCHADPHVGEATLGGKPVDCAACHRVEGFRPSTFTLAQHAATRYPLTGRHALLPCSACHAKVGGTVRLRLPFAHCADCHADAHGGQLAGRPDRGSCEGCHTDAGWKPSTFSIAAHARLRVPLDGRHGTIACAACHAAVRPGLPRLTMSRASLGTAHVVLRVPETACADCHVDPHAGRYAAGGAFPVPGGCRSCHDTRRFRPSTVDVAMHARFSFALDGAHRAVACVACHAEMRAPEAASTLVLAPRGVASLPFTHTRSTTCRSCHEGDSPHGAQFASRKDGGACESCHGTDSFAPASRFDHDRDASFPLAGAHANVPCAACHRTETTGAGKARVVYRPLSGRCESCHARHGATRSTP